In a single window of the Chitinispirillales bacterium ANBcel5 genome:
- a CDS encoding group II intron maturase-specific domain-containing protein encodes MDTVFQRISRLGIPDIACLITELNTVLRGWMHYFRYAEMRGRLKTNELVTMSPSLL; translated from the coding sequence GTGGATACTGTTTTTCAGAGAATATCAAGGTTGGGAATTCCGGATATAGCCTGCCTTATTACAGAACTCAACACTGTACTTCGGGGATGGATGCATTACTTCAGGTATGCTGAGATGAGAGGACGATTGAAAACTAACGAGTTGGTTACAATGTCGCCTTCGTTGCTTTAG
- a CDS encoding transposase: MFSRIFFQGMNTSAMRCCLEPIKDLAKMLKRHAQRILPFIESKLTNAMAEGINRVIEIIKNRASGYANLCAFTDIIFLTVGDIDLLAQISPEFRTL; the protein is encoded by the coding sequence GTGTTCAGCCGAATCTTTTTTCAAGGGATGAATACGTCGGCAATGCGATGCTGCTTGGAGCCAATCAAGGACCTTGCCAAAATGCTTAAACGACACGCACAACGGATTTTACCATTTATTGAATCGAAACTGACAAACGCCATGGCAGAAGGTATAAATCGGGTTATAGAGATCATCAAAAATAGAGCGAGCGGATATGCAAATCTTTGTGCTTTTACCGATATAATTTTCTTAACGGTTGGTGATATAGATTTGCTTGCACAGATTTCGCCTGAATTCAGAACACTATAA
- a CDS encoding DUF1848 domain-containing protein, with protein sequence MGQKQLDKVLIQNKSGQNVEAIAPLIISASRSTDLPAHHSDWFFNRLSAGYAKWVNPFNGKEQYVSFRECRLFVFWSKYPAPFTNHLEELEKRGLNYYFHFTLNDYEAENYEPQLPPLMERIDTFVSLSERIGPGRVLWRFDPLIISDKIDIDELLERVSRIGKTISQYTSRLTVSFLTPYQKVINRCKKRGVILDEISREKRDVILKAILQMSKEWNIDLFTCAEENNYNEVGIPNGKCVDEQLIVKEFNGDTKLMNFLCEDTPVDLFTGYKFRSGLKDTGQRKNCNCIKSKDIGKYNTCLYDCVYCYANSSSRMKEKMYDLHSEILGG encoded by the coding sequence TTGGGGCAAAAACAATTAGATAAAGTACTCATACAGAATAAATCTGGTCAAAATGTAGAAGCAATTGCACCGCTTATTATTTCTGCCAGTCGCTCGACCGATCTGCCTGCTCACCATTCTGACTGGTTCTTCAACAGGCTAAGTGCCGGATATGCTAAATGGGTTAATCCATTTAATGGTAAAGAACAGTATGTATCATTTCGTGAATGCAGGTTATTCGTCTTTTGGTCCAAATATCCTGCACCGTTCACAAACCATCTGGAGGAGTTGGAAAAGAGAGGATTGAATTACTATTTTCACTTCACATTGAATGATTATGAGGCTGAAAATTACGAACCGCAGCTCCCACCTCTAATGGAGAGAATAGATACTTTTGTATCCCTGAGTGAACGGATCGGCCCTGGGAGAGTGCTTTGGAGATTTGATCCCCTAATCATATCTGATAAGATAGATATTGATGAATTGCTTGAACGGGTTAGCCGAATCGGTAAAACAATTTCACAGTACACTTCCCGGCTGACGGTAAGTTTTTTGACCCCTTACCAAAAAGTTATAAATAGATGTAAGAAGAGGGGCGTTATATTAGATGAAATATCTCGAGAGAAAAGGGATGTAATACTAAAGGCTATCTTACAGATGTCTAAGGAATGGAATATTGATCTGTTTACCTGTGCCGAAGAAAATAATTATAATGAAGTGGGGATACCAAACGGTAAGTGCGTGGATGAGCAACTTATAGTTAAAGAATTCAATGGTGATACAAAATTAATGAATTTTTTGTGTGAAGACACCCCGGTGGATCTGTTTACTGGTTATAAGTTTCGCTCTGGATTAAAGGATACAGGGCAGAGGAAAAATTGCAACTGTATAAAGTCAAAAGATATTGGAAAATATAACACCTGTTTATATGATTGCGTGTACTGCTATGCTAACTCATCCTCCCGGATGAAAGAAAAGATGTATGATCTTCACAGTGAGATACTGGGAGGATGA
- a CDS encoding reverse transcriptase domain-containing protein — translation MCHAGGPLSPLLSNIVLDELDKELERRGHTFVRYADDLRIFVVSKEAALRVMGSTTKYKRPVAYEAEGQPSSSQLTRLSLLTIVCESLGNPRLKLLNR, via the coding sequence GTGTGCCATGCAGGAGGCCCCTTATCCCCGCTTTTATCAAACATAGTGCTTGATGAGCTGGATAAGGAACTTGAGCGTCGCGGACATACTTTTGTACGGTATGCAGACGATCTTCGTATCTTTGTTGTAAGTAAAGAGGCAGCTTTGCGGGTGATGGGTAGTACTACTAAGTACAAGAGGCCCGTCGCTTATGAGGCTGAGGGTCAACCCTCATCCTCACAGCTTACTCGATTATCCTTATTGACCATTGTTTGTGAGTCACTTGGTAATCCTCGTTTAAAACTGCTAAACCGTTGA